A window of Acinetobacter sp. TR3 contains these coding sequences:
- the frr gene encoding ribosome recycling factor: protein MINDLKKDSELRMNKTLDSLEQGFAKVRTGRAHPSILNGVMVPYYGSDVPLNQVANVGLEDSRTLLVQPFERSMVSAIDKAIREAGLGLNPITADAIRVPMAALTEETRRDMQKVARTEAENAKVAIRNIRRDVLGDIKALLKEKEISEDDDRRASEDIQKITDKFVAEVEKRLAAKEAELMKV from the coding sequence ATGATTAACGATCTCAAAAAAGATAGCGAATTGCGTATGAATAAAACACTTGACTCTTTGGAGCAAGGTTTTGCAAAAGTTCGTACTGGACGTGCGCATCCATCTATTTTAAATGGTGTGATGGTTCCTTACTATGGTTCTGATGTTCCATTAAACCAAGTTGCAAACGTAGGACTTGAAGACTCACGTACACTCTTAGTACAACCATTTGAGCGTTCAATGGTTTCAGCAATTGATAAAGCAATTCGTGAAGCTGGTTTAGGATTGAACCCTATTACAGCAGACGCAATTCGTGTACCGATGGCTGCATTGACTGAAGAAACGCGTCGCGATATGCAAAAAGTTGCACGTACTGAAGCTGAGAATGCAAAAGTTGCAATTCGAAACATTCGTCGTGATGTATTAGGTGATATCAAAGCATTGTTGAAAGAAAAAGAAATTTCTGAAGATGATGATCGCCGTGCATCAGAGGATATTCAGAAAATTACGGATAAATTCGTTGCTGAAGTAGAAAAGCGCTTGGCTGCGAAAGAAGCTGAATTAATGAAGGTCTAA
- the pyrH gene encoding UMP kinase produces MSASKNPRYARILLKLSGEALAGNKDMGIDAQVLDQMSLSIAHLVGLGVQVGIVVGGGNLYRGSQLQKDGLVGRVTGDQMGMLATVMNGLAMRDALVRRNIKTRLMSALPIGTVVESYSSRDAIRHLSQGEVCVFVAGTGNPFFTTDTAACLRGIEIEANLILKATKVDGVYNKDPSKYDDAVKYDNLTFDQVLDEKLGVMDLTAICLCRDHNVPLQVFDMNKSGALLSVVMGEKEGTHVTN; encoded by the coding sequence ATGTCAGCTTCTAAAAATCCACGTTATGCACGAATCTTGCTAAAGCTTTCTGGTGAAGCTTTAGCAGGCAATAAAGATATGGGTATCGATGCCCAAGTATTAGATCAGATGTCACTTTCAATTGCGCACTTGGTTGGTTTAGGTGTGCAGGTTGGTATCGTTGTTGGTGGCGGTAACTTATATCGTGGTAGTCAGTTACAAAAAGATGGTCTTGTAGGTCGCGTAACAGGTGACCAAATGGGGATGTTGGCAACTGTAATGAATGGTTTGGCAATGCGTGATGCATTAGTGCGCCGTAATATCAAAACACGTTTAATGTCTGCACTTCCAATTGGCACGGTTGTTGAATCTTACTCAAGTCGTGATGCAATTCGCCACCTAAGCCAAGGTGAAGTTTGTGTATTTGTTGCGGGTACAGGTAATCCATTCTTTACCACAGATACAGCTGCTTGCTTACGTGGTATTGAAATTGAAGCAAACCTCATCTTAAAAGCAACTAAAGTTGATGGTGTTTATAATAAAGATCCAAGTAAATATGATGATGCAGTTAAGTATGATAATTTAACTTTCGATCAAGTACTTGATGAAAAGTTGGGTGTAATGGATCTTACAGCAATTTGCTTATGCCGTGATCATAATGTTCCATTACAAGTATTCGATATGAATAAATCGGGTGCTTTACTTTCTGTTGTAATGGGTGAAAAAGAGGGTACTCACGTTACGAATTAA
- the rimO gene encoding 30S ribosomal protein S12 methylthiotransferase RimO, with protein MKTPKVGFVSLGCPKALVDSERILTQLKTEGYQVASDYDGADLVVVNTCGFIESAVQESLDAIGEAMSENGRVIVTGCLGKDEDKIRQMHPNVLKVTGAAAYQDVMEAVHEYVPAPPKHNPFIDLVPEQGVRLTPKHYAYLKISEGCNHRCTFCIIPSMRGDLVSRPVGSVLDEAAALKRAGVKEVLVISQDTSAYGVDTKYKLDFWNGQPVKTKFYDMCEALGQLGIWVRLHYVYPYPHVDAVIDLMAQGKILPYLDIPFQHASPRILKLMKRPAHSENTLERLKLWREKCPELVIRSTFVVGFPGETEEDFQTLLEWLKEAQLDRVGCFTYSPVEGATANDLPDHVPEEIKQDRYERFMEVQQAISAAKLQKRIGQTMTVLVDSLEEEFPVAVARSYADAPEIDGNVFVEDIDKSVIKAGDLLEVEITDADEYDLFAKLIQIKSA; from the coding sequence ATGAAGACCCCCAAAGTCGGTTTTGTATCTTTAGGTTGTCCTAAGGCATTGGTAGATTCTGAACGAATTTTAACTCAGTTAAAGACTGAAGGTTATCAAGTTGCATCAGATTATGACGGTGCAGATTTGGTTGTTGTTAATACTTGTGGTTTTATTGAATCTGCAGTGCAAGAGTCTTTAGATGCCATTGGCGAAGCCATGAGCGAGAACGGTCGTGTGATCGTTACAGGTTGCTTAGGTAAAGATGAAGATAAAATTCGTCAAATGCACCCAAATGTGCTTAAAGTTACAGGGGCGGCAGCTTATCAAGATGTAATGGAAGCTGTACATGAATATGTACCAGCTCCTCCAAAACATAACCCATTTATTGATCTAGTCCCAGAACAAGGTGTGCGTTTAACACCAAAACATTATGCTTATTTAAAAATATCAGAAGGCTGTAACCATCGTTGTACTTTCTGCATTATTCCAAGTATGCGTGGTGATTTAGTTTCTCGTCCTGTAGGTAGTGTGTTAGATGAAGCAGCAGCATTAAAACGCGCTGGTGTAAAAGAAGTATTGGTTATTTCTCAAGATACTTCTGCTTATGGTGTCGATACCAAATACAAGTTGGACTTTTGGAATGGTCAACCTGTAAAAACTAAGTTCTATGATATGTGTGAAGCACTTGGTCAGCTTGGTATTTGGGTGCGTTTACATTATGTCTATCCTTACCCACATGTCGATGCAGTCATTGACCTAATGGCACAAGGAAAAATCCTGCCATATTTAGATATTCCTTTTCAGCATGCCAGTCCGCGCATCTTAAAATTGATGAAGCGACCAGCTCATAGTGAAAATACATTAGAGCGTCTGAAATTGTGGCGTGAAAAATGCCCTGAATTGGTGATTCGCTCAACTTTTGTTGTGGGTTTCCCTGGTGAAACTGAAGAAGATTTCCAAACTCTATTGGAATGGTTAAAAGAAGCCCAATTAGATCGCGTGGGCTGTTTTACTTATTCACCAGTAGAGGGTGCGACAGCGAATGATCTTCCTGACCATGTGCCAGAGGAGATCAAGCAAGATCGTTATGAGCGTTTCATGGAAGTTCAGCAAGCGATTTCTGCTGCAAAACTACAAAAGCGTATTGGTCAGACGATGACAGTATTGGTTGATAGCTTGGAAGAAGAATTTCCAGTTGCTGTTGCGCGTTCATATGCAGATGCACCAGAAATCGATGGCAACGTATTTGTTGAAGATATTGATAAGAGTGTGATTAAAGCGGGTGATTTACTCGAAGTCGAAATCACGGATGCAGATGAATATGATTTATTTGCTAAGTTGATTCAGATTAAATCAGCTTGA
- the glnL gene encoding nitrogen regulation protein NR(II), whose protein sequence is MDQHNTIDYRLLVDNLTTAILLVDSKLNIFYLNSACEALFDVSLLRASGQPVLNLLHAHDDTFNTHEALLHTLESGQHYTRREAVINVNFKAIHVDYTVSQLNAGKSDHPLLLIELNPIDRMLKISKEENLVQQHQVARQLVRGVAHEIKNPLAGIRGATQLLARSLNDESYREFTDIIISEVDRLTNLADTMLGSRQLPSYELVNVHEPLERVRSLIVNQTKKKIKITRDYDLSLPDVMADRDQLIQVMLNISVNAVQAMTENKDFFVDSEPELILRTRIQRLVTINGVLNRSSIRIDIEDNGPGVPESILESVFYPLVTGRAKGTGLGLSIAQNIMHQHNGMIECQSVPGKTIFSLYLPWELDRVTK, encoded by the coding sequence ATGGATCAACATAACACTATCGACTATCGACTGCTCGTAGATAATCTGACCACTGCCATATTATTGGTCGATAGTAAACTTAATATTTTTTATTTAAATTCGGCTTGTGAAGCATTATTTGATGTCAGCCTGTTACGCGCATCAGGTCAACCTGTATTAAATTTACTGCATGCCCATGATGATACCTTTAATACCCACGAGGCTTTATTACATACACTAGAAAGTGGACAGCATTACACACGCCGTGAAGCGGTGATTAACGTAAACTTTAAAGCCATTCATGTGGACTATACCGTTTCACAGCTCAATGCAGGAAAAAGCGACCATCCCCTGTTATTGATTGAGCTGAATCCAATTGATCGGATGTTGAAAATTTCTAAAGAAGAAAATTTAGTACAACAACATCAAGTCGCGCGCCAATTGGTCCGTGGCGTGGCACATGAAATTAAAAATCCTTTAGCGGGCATTCGTGGTGCAACACAATTACTTGCTCGCAGCTTAAATGATGAAAGCTATCGTGAGTTTACCGACATTATTATTAGTGAAGTCGATCGCCTAACCAATCTAGCAGATACCATGCTTGGTTCACGTCAATTACCAAGCTACGAGCTGGTTAATGTTCATGAACCTTTAGAGCGCGTTCGTTCACTTATTGTGAATCAAACGAAGAAAAAAATTAAGATTACCCGCGATTACGACCTATCTTTACCTGATGTGATGGCTGACCGTGATCAACTGATTCAAGTTATGCTCAATATCAGCGTAAATGCTGTGCAAGCAATGACTGAAAATAAAGATTTTTTTGTCGATTCAGAACCAGAGCTGATTTTAAGAACGCGCATTCAACGCTTAGTGACAATTAACGGTGTTCTGAATCGCTCATCGATAAGAATTGATATTGAAGACAATGGACCAGGTGTTCCAGAAAGCATATTAGAGTCTGTATTTTACCCGCTTGTTACTGGACGAGCAAAAGGTACAGGACTTGGCCTCAGTATCGCGCAAAACATTATGCATCAACACAACGGAATGATCGAATGTCAGTCCGTTCCAGGAAAAACCATATTTAGCTTATATTTACCTTGGGAGTTAGACCGTGTCACGAAATAA
- the glnG gene encoding nitrogen regulation protein NR(I), whose amino-acid sequence MSRNKIWVIDDDRAMRWVLEKTFKEEGFDVTNFEEAQTALERLHDAAPDVILTDIRMPGIDGLTFLSKVKNTHPDLPVIIMTAHSDLESAVSSYQTGAFEYLPKPFDIDEALALVNRAILHINKLQQQEATKATTPLQSTEIIGESPAMQEVFRAIGRLSQSHITVLINGESGTGKELVAHALHKHSPRRAKPFIALNMAAIPKDLIETELFGHEKGAFTGANTQHQGRFEQANGGTLFLDEIGDMPFETQTRLLRVLADGEFYRVGGHIPVKVDVRIVAATHQDLEKLVNEGRFREDLYHRLNVIRIHIPKLAHRSEDIPMLAQHFLARAGKELGVSPKILRTETTDYMQQLPWPGNVRQLENTCRWLTVMITGREVYPEDLPAELKQVAIQKSTNDASATSPALVERIAVHHWDELLAQWAIQKLKNGEMKILDIATPMFERTLINAALQQTRGRKRHAAELLGWGRNTLTRKLKELGMDSTDDDEDDEVRSA is encoded by the coding sequence GTGTCACGAAATAAAATTTGGGTAATAGATGATGATCGTGCCATGCGTTGGGTACTCGAAAAAACTTTTAAAGAAGAAGGTTTTGACGTCACCAACTTTGAAGAAGCACAAACAGCGCTAGAACGTTTGCATGATGCTGCACCCGATGTCATTTTGACAGATATTCGCATGCCTGGAATTGATGGCTTAACTTTCTTGTCTAAAGTTAAAAACACGCATCCAGATCTACCTGTCATCATCATGACAGCACATTCTGATTTAGAATCTGCTGTCTCGAGTTACCAAACTGGTGCATTTGAGTATTTACCAAAACCATTTGATATCGATGAAGCTTTAGCATTAGTGAATCGTGCTATTTTGCACATCAATAAATTGCAACAACAAGAAGCAACCAAAGCCACGACGCCTTTACAATCAACCGAAATCATTGGTGAATCACCTGCAATGCAGGAAGTATTCCGTGCAATTGGACGTTTATCTCAATCCCATATCACTGTATTGATTAATGGTGAATCTGGTACAGGTAAAGAACTTGTTGCACATGCACTACATAAGCACTCACCACGTCGTGCCAAACCTTTTATTGCACTCAATATGGCTGCAATTCCAAAAGATTTAATCGAAACCGAGTTATTCGGGCATGAAAAAGGTGCTTTTACAGGTGCCAACACTCAACATCAAGGTCGCTTTGAGCAAGCCAACGGCGGTACATTATTTCTTGATGAAATTGGTGATATGCCTTTTGAAACTCAAACACGCTTACTTCGCGTCCTTGCTGATGGCGAGTTCTACCGTGTTGGGGGACACATTCCAGTTAAAGTTGATGTACGAATTGTAGCCGCAACTCACCAAGACTTAGAGAAGTTGGTGAATGAAGGTCGTTTCCGTGAGGACTTGTACCATCGCCTTAATGTCATTCGCATTCATATTCCGAAACTTGCTCATCGTAGCGAAGATATTCCTATGCTTGCGCAACATTTCTTGGCGCGTGCAGGTAAAGAATTAGGTGTTAGTCCTAAAATCTTACGTACAGAAACAACTGACTATATGCAGCAACTCCCTTGGCCAGGTAACGTTCGTCAATTAGAAAATACTTGTCGTTGGTTAACAGTAATGATTACTGGACGTGAAGTCTATCCAGAAGATCTACCTGCTGAGCTAAAACAAGTTGCTATACAAAAGTCGACAAATGACGCATCAGCTACAAGCCCAGCTTTAGTTGAAAGAATTGCTGTACATCATTGGGATGAGCTACTAGCTCAATGGGCAATTCAAAAGTTAAAAAATGGTGAAATGAAAATTTTAGATATCGCTACGCCAATGTTTGAGCGCACTTTGATTAATGCAGCCCTACAACAAACACGTGGTCGCAAACGTCATGCAGCTGAACTTTTAGGTTGGGGCCGTAACACGCTTACACGCAAACTTAAAGAGCTTGGCATGGATTCAACAGACGATGATGAAGACGATGAAGTGCGTTCAGCATAA
- a CDS encoding TetR/AcrR family transcriptional regulator, translating into MTDICYPSCEQPQTRRGQERRLALLLCATDLFLEKGYDAVSLDDIVNHAGGSKASIYKYFGNKEGLFTAICDYRREVFFKGVCFPYTSEQNNLRTYLVQTLQRFYQHIIQPENIAFMRMFTEQTQKDIQLAHYFYDQCALNIQNTIAFALGQAHDLNEIYCSNPHFSAMMYFGILRDVEWRLLMGLEVSANDAEITDYINYSVDLFLKAHQKV; encoded by the coding sequence ATGACTGATATTTGTTACCCAAGTTGCGAACAACCTCAAACTCGTCGTGGTCAAGAACGTCGCCTTGCCTTATTACTATGTGCAACCGATTTATTTCTTGAAAAAGGTTATGATGCGGTTTCCTTGGATGATATTGTCAATCATGCAGGTGGCTCAAAAGCTTCTATTTATAAATATTTTGGCAACAAAGAAGGTCTTTTTACTGCGATTTGTGATTATCGTCGTGAGGTGTTTTTTAAAGGTGTTTGTTTTCCATACACTTCGGAACAAAATAATTTAAGAACATACCTTGTACAAACATTACAACGCTTTTATCAACATATTATTCAACCTGAAAATATTGCCTTTATGCGTATGTTCACAGAGCAAACTCAAAAAGATATACAATTAGCTCACTATTTTTATGACCAATGTGCTTTAAATATACAGAATACGATTGCATTTGCTTTAGGTCAGGCACACGACCTCAATGAAATATACTGCTCAAACCCTCATTTCTCTGCCATGATGTATTTCGGAATTCTACGTGATGTTGAGTGGCGACTTTTAATGGGTTTAGAAGTATCAGCAAATGACGCTGAAATAACTGATTATATTAACTATTCCGTTGATTTATTCTTAAAAGCTCATCAAAAAGTCTAA
- the argF gene encoding ornithine carbamoyltransferase: MALRHFLTLRDLSTLELQRILDRAQELKRMQHANTVFQPFVGKVLGMIFEKSSTRTRISFEAGICQFGGNAIFLSPRDTQLGRGEPIEDSARVISSMLDIVMIRTFGHDIVERFASYSKVPVINGLTDDHHPCQLLADLQTFQEHRGSIKGKTVAWIGDGNNMCNSYIEAAHMMGFKLKIAAPEGYEPKPEFLTEFADCVEVFNKAEDAAVNADLIVTDVWASMGQEEEQKLREKAFADFQVNEKLMDLAHPDCLFMHCLPAHRGEEISEHMLDHKNAVVWDEAENRLHAQKALMEFLLNENLKKD; this comes from the coding sequence ATGGCGCTTCGGCATTTCCTGACTTTACGAGACCTTTCAACTTTAGAGTTGCAACGTATTTTAGACCGTGCTCAAGAATTGAAACGCATGCAACATGCAAATACGGTTTTTCAACCATTTGTAGGTAAAGTCTTAGGAATGATTTTTGAGAAATCGAGTACACGTACACGTATTTCTTTTGAAGCTGGCATTTGCCAATTTGGCGGTAACGCGATTTTCCTTTCTCCACGAGATACTCAATTAGGTCGTGGTGAGCCAATTGAGGATTCAGCACGTGTCATTTCAAGCATGCTTGATATCGTGATGATTCGTACTTTTGGCCATGATATTGTTGAACGTTTTGCTTCTTATTCGAAAGTTCCTGTCATTAATGGATTAACGGATGACCACCATCCATGTCAATTACTTGCTGACTTACAAACCTTTCAAGAACACCGTGGAAGCATCAAAGGTAAAACGGTTGCTTGGATTGGCGATGGCAACAATATGTGTAATTCATACATTGAAGCAGCACATATGATGGGTTTTAAACTCAAAATTGCTGCACCTGAAGGTTACGAACCAAAACCTGAGTTTTTAACTGAATTTGCCGATTGTGTAGAAGTGTTCAATAAAGCTGAGGATGCTGCGGTTAATGCTGACTTGATCGTAACTGATGTATGGGCAAGCATGGGGCAAGAAGAAGAACAAAAACTTCGTGAAAAAGCATTTGCTGATTTCCAAGTGAATGAAAAATTAATGGATCTGGCTCATCCAGATTGTTTATTTATGCATTGCTTACCCGCACACCGTGGCGAAGAAATTTCTGAACACATGCTGGATCATAAAAATGCTGTTGTTTGGGATGAAGCAGAGAATCGCTTACATGCTCAAAAGGCATTAATGGAATTCTTATTAAATGAGAATTTGAAAAAAGACTAA
- a CDS encoding protein tyrosine phosphatase family protein gives MTSLEQALSEIPSFSLVHEHLFSSAQPSAEQLLQIKEYGCSTVINLATSKSENHLAKQDQICLDLGLNYIHIPIDWDLPCAEQCLFVLDLIAHLVQNEIVWLHCAKNMRVSSLMYLYRQFYMDMDMPTAQALLHEIWEPNETWTGLIHSITLQLQGRKATLELEQSLMDVDHLA, from the coding sequence ATGACTTCACTCGAACAAGCACTGTCTGAAATTCCTAGTTTTTCTTTGGTGCACGAGCATCTATTTAGTTCTGCTCAGCCAAGCGCTGAACAATTATTGCAAATTAAAGAATATGGCTGTAGTACAGTAATCAATCTTGCGACAAGCAAATCAGAAAATCATTTAGCGAAACAAGACCAAATCTGCTTGGATTTAGGCTTAAACTACATTCATATTCCTATTGATTGGGATCTTCCTTGTGCAGAACAATGCTTATTCGTTTTAGATTTAATTGCTCATCTTGTTCAAAATGAAATTGTTTGGCTGCATTGTGCCAAAAACATGCGTGTAAGTAGTTTGATGTATTTATATCGTCAATTTTATATGGATATGGATATGCCCACAGCTCAAGCATTACTTCATGAGATTTGGGAACCGAATGAGACTTGGACTGGTTTAATTCATAGTATTACTTTACAACTGCAAGGTCGTAAAGCAACACTTGAACTTGAACAATCATTAATGGATGTAGATCATCTTGCTTGA
- the ispF gene encoding 2-C-methyl-D-erythritol 2,4-cyclodiphosphate synthase — protein sequence MVAQIRIGQGIDVHAFEEGNFVTLAGIKIPHTHGLKAHSDGDVVLHALSDALLGALALGDIGQHFPDTDPEYKGADSRMLLKHVYQLILDRGYHLNNADITVACERPKLAKHNLEMRQSIADVLEVDITQISIKATTTEQLGFTGRQEGILATATVLISHQAR from the coding sequence ATGGTTGCTCAAATTCGTATTGGACAAGGGATTGATGTACATGCTTTTGAAGAAGGCAATTTCGTTACTTTAGCTGGGATTAAAATTCCGCATACGCATGGTTTAAAAGCGCATTCAGATGGTGATGTGGTCTTGCATGCATTGAGTGATGCTTTACTTGGTGCATTAGCATTGGGAGATATTGGGCAACATTTCCCAGATACTGATCCTGAGTATAAAGGGGCTGATAGCCGGATGTTATTGAAACATGTATATCAATTAATTTTAGATCGTGGTTATCATTTAAATAATGCTGATATCACAGTTGCGTGTGAACGTCCAAAGCTCGCAAAACATAATTTAGAAATGCGCCAAAGTATTGCCGATGTACTTGAAGTCGATATCACTCAAATTAGTATCAAAGCTACAACAACGGAACAACTAGGATTTACAGGTCGTCAAGAAGGCATTTTGGCAACAGCAACTGTCTTAATTTCACATCAAGCAAGATGA
- a CDS encoding A1S_1983 family putative colistin resistance protein, which yields MLLNTLINQLKKSGYIITLSCFCSSFVFAASINCTTQNAEQKKICSKQYQDQRTKLNNKFLTAYLVTDAPIQLLHDTQKLWLNQIQQCKSKNCYQQQFDIRLDDLNFYTSMNQTLTQHYLKFEHGDLAKQPVHIQIHQLDKDKLKIEGIAYRNPNNRVETQTLSLLAYTTPEQKNLIIDNEKKCQYQFDFKKALLIIKSEQKGCERFTGIYRLYD from the coding sequence ATGCTGTTGAACACCTTAATAAATCAATTAAAGAAATCTGGTTATATCATCACATTGAGTTGTTTTTGCTCATCATTTGTATTTGCCGCGTCAATTAACTGTACAACACAGAATGCTGAGCAAAAAAAAATTTGTTCTAAGCAGTATCAAGACCAACGAACTAAGCTGAATAATAAGTTTTTAACCGCTTATCTTGTGACTGATGCTCCAATTCAACTACTACATGACACACAAAAGCTTTGGCTTAATCAAATCCAGCAGTGCAAATCTAAAAATTGTTATCAGCAACAATTTGATATTCGTTTAGATGATTTAAACTTTTATACTTCTATGAATCAGACGCTTACACAACACTATTTAAAATTTGAACATGGTGATTTAGCCAAACAACCTGTTCACATCCAGATTCATCAACTGGATAAAGATAAGTTAAAAATCGAAGGAATTGCTTATCGTAATCCCAATAATCGTGTAGAGACTCAAACTTTATCTTTACTTGCCTACACGACTCCCGAACAAAAGAATCTTATTATTGATAATGAGAAAAAGTGCCAGTACCAATTTGACTTTAAAAAAGCCTTATTAATTATAAAAAGTGAGCAAAAAGGTTGTGAACGTTTTACAGGAATTTATCGTTTGTATGATTAA
- a CDS encoding D-amino acid dehydrogenase, with amino-acid sequence MPHVVVIGAGITGVTSAYELIKLGYEVTVIDRHLFPAMETSFANGGQLSACNAEVWNQKATVLKGIKWMSKKDAPLLLNPSFSVHKYRWLVEFLTHIKDYKVNTIETVRLALLARQRLFEIAEKEDIAFDLEKRGILHMYHTKQDFDIAKKVNDVLVEGKLERYAITPEEMKSIEPNLTGDYYGGYYTAADATGDIHKYSVGLAEKTKQYGVKYRFGLDVLDVKCLQDRVVVDCKNSSENMHPDNNQLTQIEADIILVCGGVGSYQLADLLGDTVNIYPVKGYSITVQLKDERSVKNAPWVSLLDESAKIVTSRLGADRFRVAGTAEFNGYNRDIRADRIQPLINWVNQNFDISTEHAVPWAGLRPMMPNMLPVVKQGKHARVFYNTGHGHLGWTLSAATAVLISEEIAQKFPS; translated from the coding sequence ATGCCACATGTTGTTGTTATTGGTGCGGGGATTACGGGTGTAACGTCTGCTTATGAATTAATTAAATTGGGTTATGAAGTCACAGTGATTGATCGTCATTTATTTCCAGCAATGGAAACTTCATTTGCCAATGGTGGGCAGTTGTCTGCTTGTAACGCTGAGGTCTGGAATCAGAAGGCAACAGTGTTGAAAGGGATTAAATGGATGAGTAAGAAAGATGCGCCTTTATTGCTCAATCCGTCTTTTAGTGTGCATAAATATCGCTGGCTAGTCGAGTTTTTGACTCACATTAAGGACTATAAGGTAAATACAATTGAAACAGTTCGTTTAGCGTTGTTAGCAAGACAACGATTATTTGAAATTGCAGAAAAAGAGGATATTGCTTTTGATTTAGAAAAGCGCGGTATTTTGCACATGTACCATACTAAACAAGACTTCGATATTGCCAAAAAAGTGAATGATGTTTTAGTCGAGGGTAAACTTGAGCGTTATGCAATAACACCTGAAGAAATGAAATCTATTGAGCCAAATTTAACTGGTGATTATTATGGTGGATATTACACTGCTGCGGATGCAACAGGAGATATTCATAAGTATTCTGTTGGTCTTGCCGAAAAAACAAAACAATATGGTGTGAAATATCGCTTTGGTTTGGATGTTCTTGATGTTAAATGTTTGCAGGATAGAGTTGTAGTAGATTGCAAAAATAGTTCAGAGAATATGCACCCTGATAATAATCAACTGACTCAAATTGAAGCTGATATTATTTTAGTGTGCGGTGGTGTTGGAAGTTATCAGCTTGCAGATTTGTTGGGGGATACAGTCAATATCTATCCTGTAAAAGGATATTCAATTACAGTCCAGCTTAAAGATGAGCGAAGTGTAAAAAATGCACCGTGGGTGAGTCTGCTTGATGAAAGCGCAAAAATTGTTACTTCTCGTTTAGGTGCTGATCGCTTCCGTGTCGCAGGCACAGCCGAGTTTAATGGCTATAATCGTGATATTCGCGCAGATCGAATCCAACCTTTAATTAACTGGGTGAACCAAAATTTTGATATTTCAACTGAGCACGCTGTACCATGGGCGGGCTTACGTCCGATGATGCCAAATATGTTGCCTGTAGTGAAACAGGGGAAACATGCGCGAGTATTTTACAATACTGGGCATGGGCATTTAGGCTGGACTTTATCTGCCGCAACAGCGGTATTGATTAGCGAGGAAATTGCACAAAAATTCCCAAGCTAA